In the Palaeococcus pacificus DY20341 genome, one interval contains:
- a CDS encoding DUF1850 domain-containing protein: protein MILPFNVLIISNGDSSHTYLLGEKTVTISYIHSVQRSEIVEVLKANGSGLYAVEMKWKDFGAGLPEDIQYTEDGYYVKRINIYLGKSLSFWFIPFNQAKIKVGSKLVFAPTEETVMEFKVKKCLFLFAILGRC, encoded by the coding sequence ATGATTCTTCCATTTAATGTACTCATCATTAGTAATGGAGATTCATCTCATACTTATCTTTTAGGGGAAAAAACAGTAACCATATCCTATATTCACAGCGTTCAGCGGAGCGAAATAGTCGAGGTTCTTAAAGCTAACGGCAGCGGCCTATACGCGGTAGAGATGAAGTGGAAGGACTTTGGAGCTGGGCTTCCAGAGGACATTCAATACACAGAGGACGGGTATTATGTGAAGAGAATTAACATATACCTTGGAAAAAGCCTCAGTTTTTGGTTTATCCCCTTCAATCAAGCTAAAATAAAAGTAGGCAGCAAACTCGTGTTTGCGCCTACAGAGGAAACTGTTATGGAGTTTAAAGTCAAAAAGTGTTTATTCTTATTCGCCATACTCGGGAGGTGCTAA